The following coding sequences lie in one Alicyclobacillus curvatus genomic window:
- a CDS encoding DUF1641 domain-containing protein, protein MAKAIAREHERETENEIQHDSGRTKANEWIETLNLLQGHRHSLAEALLLIDLLHEKGVLQALVAALEHGSELLDIVVRQVDQPEGVGGLKNVIALVQGLGAMDARGLSGLLHGVAEGTKLAGTGERVTVNGVFDMMKLMHDPDVSAGFAFAFTLLKGIGQGVRRQ, encoded by the coding sequence ATGGCGAAGGCGATAGCACGGGAACACGAACGCGAAACAGAGAACGAAATCCAACATGACTCGGGGCGTACCAAGGCAAACGAGTGGATTGAAACCTTGAACCTCCTTCAGGGACATCGCCACAGTCTGGCTGAGGCACTCCTCTTGATTGATTTGTTACACGAAAAAGGGGTCCTCCAAGCACTTGTTGCAGCGTTAGAGCATGGCAGTGAACTTTTGGACATTGTCGTCCGCCAGGTAGACCAGCCTGAGGGGGTGGGTGGCCTGAAAAACGTCATTGCCTTAGTTCAGGGACTCGGTGCGATGGATGCAAGAGGACTCTCGGGTCTCCTGCACGGAGTGGCGGAAGGTACAAAACTCGCAGGGACAGGTGAGCGCGTCACGGTGAACGGAGTATTTGATATGATGAAACTGATGCATGACCCGGATGTCAGTGCCGGTTTCGCATTTGCTTTTACGTTGTTAAAAGGCATCGGCCAGGGAGTTCGACGTCAATGA